Proteins found in one Nostoc sp. NIES-3756 genomic segment:
- a CDS encoding GMC family oxidoreductase, which yields MSEFDFIVVGAGSAGSVLANRLSENPAVKVLVLEAGEAKITANVENPSAWPTLLGSAIDWDYTSVPQPGLKGRITHEPRGKLIGGSSTLYLMMHIRGHTADYDGWAYSGCPGWSYQDVLPYFQKLENQEDDSSPWAGKCGPLNVINAKLHNPNPTSEAFINACLELGYPYTPDFNGSKMEGVGWHHVNIKEGKRHSMADAYLNPALARPNVTLSPNSQATRLLFTGKRCHGVEYIQNGETKSAYVNHEVIVCAGALESPHLLLLSGIGNPSHLQEFNIPAIADVPGVGENFHNHVLTGVIYETSQPLPPPHLNLSESALFCKSQPGWIGPDLQLGFVHVPFDIIVGRNYPNAISILPGVVRPMSRGWIRLASDNPLDKPLVNPNYLSVKADIERLIQAVKLARDIFATKAFSSWVTQELMPGKQVQSQEQLQEFVQQTGDSYHHQAGSCKMGLDDMAVVDPQLRVYGVEGLRVADASVMPVVPSGNCHTGIVMIAEKVSDLIKDEYGF from the coding sequence ATGAGTGAATTTGATTTCATCGTTGTGGGGGCTGGTTCCGCCGGTTCAGTTCTTGCTAACCGCCTGAGTGAAAATCCTGCTGTAAAAGTCCTGGTTTTAGAGGCTGGTGAAGCTAAGATTACCGCGAATGTTGAAAACCCTTCAGCATGGCCAACATTACTTGGTTCAGCAATAGATTGGGACTACACTAGCGTTCCCCAACCAGGACTGAAAGGACGCATCACCCATGAACCACGGGGCAAGTTAATAGGTGGCAGCAGTACTTTATATTTGATGATGCACATTCGGGGGCATACAGCAGATTACGATGGTTGGGCTTATAGTGGCTGTCCCGGTTGGAGTTATCAGGATGTTTTGCCTTATTTTCAAAAATTAGAAAATCAAGAAGATGATTCTAGCCCGTGGGCTGGTAAGTGTGGGCCATTAAATGTCATCAACGCTAAACTTCACAATCCGAATCCGACATCTGAAGCTTTTATTAATGCTTGTTTGGAGTTAGGCTACCCTTACACACCAGATTTCAATGGGTCAAAGATGGAAGGTGTGGGCTGGCATCATGTAAATATTAAGGAAGGCAAGCGTCATAGTATGGCTGATGCCTATCTTAATCCTGCTTTAGCACGACCTAATGTTACTCTAAGTCCTAACTCCCAGGCTACTAGACTACTATTTACAGGTAAGCGCTGTCATGGAGTGGAATATATCCAAAATGGTGAAACTAAGAGCGCTTATGTTAATCATGAGGTAATTGTCTGTGCAGGTGCATTAGAGTCACCTCATCTGTTATTACTCTCTGGTATTGGTAATCCTAGTCACTTACAAGAGTTTAATATTCCTGCGATCGCAGATGTGCCAGGTGTAGGTGAAAACTTTCATAATCATGTTCTCACAGGGGTAATTTATGAAACATCGCAACCACTACCGCCACCTCATTTAAACTTGTCGGAAAGTGCTTTATTTTGTAAGTCGCAGCCAGGATGGATAGGGCCAGACCTGCAACTTGGCTTTGTTCATGTGCCATTTGACATCATTGTGGGAAGAAACTATCCCAATGCTATTTCTATTCTGCCTGGTGTCGTCCGCCCCATGTCTCGCGGTTGGATCAGACTAGCTAGTGATAACCCACTAGATAAACCTTTGGTTAATCCCAACTACCTGAGTGTGAAAGCGGATATTGAAAGGTTAATCCAAGCAGTGAAGCTGGCTCGTGATATTTTTGCTACTAAGGCTTTTTCCAGTTGGGTAACTCAGGAGTTAATGCCAGGAAAACAGGTGCAAAGCCAGGAACAATTACAAGAGTTTGTTCAGCAAACAGGTGATTCTTATCATCATCAAGCTGGGTCTTGCAAAATGGGTCTGGATGATATGGCAGTGGTAGATCCACAGTTGCGTGTTTATGGTGTGGAAGGACTGAGGGTAGCTGATGCAAGTGTGATGCCTGTTGTACCTTCGGGAAACTGTCATACAGGCATTGTGATGATTGCTGAGAAAGTTTCTGACCTGATTAAAGATGAGTATGGATTTTGA